A window of Desulfovibrio sp. contains these coding sequences:
- a CDS encoding ABC transporter substrate-binding protein, which yields MKKCSILLLAATMLVASAFSAMAAEKLIVYTSMKESIIGALKEGFTKKHPDIAMDYQSAGAGKLMAKVATERQSGKIMADVIWTSEVPDFFNMRAEGILEKYESPELKYIINPFSDYDGTFTAVRLGTLGIAYNTRYVKQAPTQWSDVTKPEYKKAFGIANPALSGTAYMSIQLLVDKFGWEYIEKISKNGGRIGKGSGQVVDDTASGDLLACIGVDYIVNDKIKKGASLALAYPPEMLVIPSPVAIFKGTPNLDAAKKFVDYLLSEEGQKILAEQGTLPVRKGITPPKEYNLPTSEEAFARGIKIDYQKVLTEKEASIKKFTDIMMSK from the coding sequence ATGAAAAAATGCAGTATCCTTCTTCTTGCGGCAACTATGTTGGTTGCTTCGGCGTTTTCCGCAATGGCGGCTGAAAAACTTATTGTCTATACCTCAATGAAGGAATCCATCATTGGTGCTCTCAAGGAAGGATTCACAAAAAAACACCCTGACATAGCCATGGACTACCAGTCTGCGGGCGCTGGCAAACTTATGGCCAAGGTGGCCACAGAGCGTCAGTCTGGCAAGATTATGGCTGACGTTATCTGGACAAGCGAAGTACCGGACTTTTTCAACATGCGTGCTGAAGGGATTTTAGAAAAATACGAATCCCCTGAACTGAAATACATCATCAATCCCTTTTCCGACTACGACGGCACCTTTACTGCCGTCAGGCTTGGAACCCTTGGTATCGCCTACAATACCCGCTATGTGAAACAGGCCCCGACACAGTGGAGCGACGTTACCAAGCCCGAATACAAAAAAGCCTTTGGCATTGCCAATCCCGCCCTCTCCGGCACAGCCTACATGAGCATTCAGCTGCTCGTGGACAAGTTCGGTTGGGAGTATATTGAAAAAATCAGCAAAAATGGCGGCCGTATAGGCAAAGGTTCCGGACAGGTTGTGGACGATACCGCTTCGGGCGACCTTCTTGCCTGCATAGGCGTCGATTACATCGTCAATGATAAAATCAAAAAAGGCGCAAGCCTTGCCCTGGCGTACCCCCCTGAAATGCTGGTAATTCCCAGCCCCGTAGCCATCTTTAAGGGGACTCCCAACCTTGATGCCGCCAAGAAGTTTGTGGACTACCTTCTCTCCGAGGAAGGGCAGAAGATTTTGGCGGAGCAGGGCACATTGCCCGTTCGCAAGGGCATCACCCCGCCCAAGGAATATAACCTTCCCACCAGTGAAGAAGCCTTTGCGCGTGGAATCAAGATTGACTACCAGAAAGTGCTGACTGAAAAAGAAGCCAGCATCAAAAAATTTACTGATATAATGATGTCCAAATAG
- a CDS encoding ABC transporter ATP-binding protein, with protein sequence MAEIVLNNIAKSYGEHAVLQNLSLTVKDGECFTLIGPSGCGKTVLLRIIAGFESLDQGSMSIGSDVVADAGTGDSLPPEQRGLGVVFQDYAVWPHMTVRQNVGYPLKIAKCNPAEAARLVQKSIDDVNLSGMEDRLPSQLSGGQQQRVALARALVAEPTLLLLDEPLNNLDANLREEMRFEIKRLQKNLGVTILYVTHDQEIALAISDRMAVMDELGAIRQIGTPTQLFSEPADEFVFSFLGMSNFLHVQAENGMARFGEYSFPMALGGGHSGNGRIGFRPSDVVLRRSGEGIRAVVHRASFLGAITDYQLEVDGQHVRTAVDTHEALANDLLLKEGEECVFTLRNFHWFN encoded by the coding sequence ATGGCAGAAATAGTTCTCAATAATATTGCCAAATCATATGGCGAGCATGCGGTCTTGCAAAACCTTTCGCTTACCGTGAAGGATGGGGAGTGTTTCACGCTCATTGGCCCTTCCGGGTGCGGCAAAACGGTGCTTCTGCGCATTATCGCCGGGTTTGAGTCGCTTGATCAGGGCAGCATGTCCATCGGCTCCGACGTTGTCGCCGATGCCGGCACTGGCGATTCTTTGCCGCCGGAGCAGCGCGGTCTTGGGGTTGTTTTTCAGGACTATGCCGTGTGGCCGCACATGACGGTACGCCAGAATGTCGGGTATCCTCTCAAGATTGCGAAGTGTAATCCCGCAGAAGCTGCCAGGCTGGTGCAAAAAAGCATTGATGACGTCAATCTTTCCGGCATGGAAGACCGCCTGCCTTCACAACTGTCCGGCGGTCAGCAGCAGCGGGTGGCTTTGGCGCGCGCCCTTGTAGCAGAACCGACCCTGCTGCTTCTGGATGAGCCGCTCAACAACCTCGATGCCAATCTGCGCGAAGAAATGCGTTTTGAAATCAAGCGGCTGCAAAAAAATCTTGGCGTTACCATCCTTTATGTGACGCACGATCAGGAGATTGCCCTCGCCATTTCAGACCGGATGGCTGTTATGGATGAACTCGGCGCCATACGGCAGATTGGAACGCCCACACAGCTTTTTTCCGAACCAGCCGACGAATTCGTGTTCTCATTTCTTGGCATGAGCAACTTTTTGCACGTTCAGGCAGAAAACGGAATGGCGCGCTTTGGCGAGTACAGTTTTCCGATGGCTTTGGGGGGCGGTCATTCCGGCAATGGCCGTATTGGCTTTCGCCCGTCTGACGTGGTGTTGCGCCGCAGTGGCGAGGGCATCAGGGCCGTCGTGCATCGCGCCAGTTTTCTTGGAGCCATCACAGACTATCAGCTTGAGGTGGATGGCCAGCACGTGCGCACGGCAGTGGACACACATGAAGCCCTGGCCAATGATCTGTTGCTCAAAGAGGGCGAGGAGTGCGTTTTTACCCTGCGGAATTTCCACTGGTTCAACTAG
- a CDS encoding ABC transporter ATP-binding protein — translation MSVTLTNVTKYFGKVKAVSSLNFKISDGECFSMLGPSGCGKTTTLRMVAGFEDLDEGEISVNDVLLSSSGKKYYLPPEKRNFGMVFQAFAVWPHMSVFENVAFPLRLKKINASEIARRTTQALEHTSLLDVASKSPADLSGGGKQRVALARALAINPSVMLLDEPLSSLDPHLREEMRFEIKELQKIYGFSIMYVTHDQSEAMALSDRILIMKNGVVQQIASPLEVYTKPANRFVFSFIGLSNFTNMNVTENAMTLDGVSVPFVEGRAPSGEIISAGVGTVASRPNEIDFVDHGGIPGTVMRRTFLGEVTDYQILVGDQEVRVQKGRYVSGPQEGETCHLRFLNPLWFPVEK, via the coding sequence ATGTCAGTAACTCTTACAAACGTAACCAAGTATTTTGGCAAGGTTAAAGCTGTTTCATCCCTCAATTTCAAGATTAGCGATGGCGAGTGCTTTTCCATGCTTGGGCCTTCGGGCTGCGGAAAAACAACCACACTGCGCATGGTTGCAGGCTTTGAAGACCTTGATGAAGGCGAGATCAGCGTCAACGACGTGCTTTTGTCCTCAAGCGGAAAAAAATATTACCTCCCGCCCGAAAAGCGTAATTTTGGGATGGTTTTTCAGGCGTTTGCCGTATGGCCGCATATGAGCGTGTTTGAAAACGTGGCTTTTCCCCTGCGCCTCAAAAAGATCAATGCGAGCGAGATTGCCAGGCGAACCACGCAGGCCCTGGAGCATACAAGTCTGCTTGACGTTGCCTCCAAAAGCCCTGCAGATCTTTCTGGCGGAGGCAAGCAGCGTGTTGCCCTGGCGCGGGCCTTGGCCATCAACCCTTCGGTGATGCTGCTGGACGAGCCACTCTCAAGCCTTGACCCCCATCTGCGCGAAGAAATGCGTTTTGAAATCAAGGAGTTGCAGAAAATCTATGGCTTTTCCATCATGTATGTGACGCATGACCAATCCGAAGCCATGGCCCTTTCAGACCGCATCCTGATTATGAAAAACGGCGTGGTGCAGCAGATAGCCTCGCCGCTTGAAGTGTATACGAAACCGGCAAACCGTTTTGTGTTCAGCTTTATTGGTCTTTCAAATTTCACCAACATGAATGTGACTGAAAACGCCATGACGCTGGACGGCGTTTCTGTTCCCTTTGTGGAAGGACGCGCGCCTTCGGGCGAAATCATCAGTGCAGGAGTCGGCACAGTAGCCAGCCGCCCCAATGAAATAGACTTTGTCGACCATGGCGGGATTCCGGGAACAGTGATGCGGCGCACCTTTCTGGGTGAAGTTACCGACTATCAGATTCTGGTTGGCGATCAGGAGGTGCGCGTGCAGAAGGGGCGTTATGTCAGCGGGCCGCAAGAGGGCGAGACCTGCCATCTGCGCTTTCTTAACCCGCTGTGGTTTCCGGTGGAAAAATAG
- a CDS encoding iron ABC transporter permease, with amino-acid sequence MQAVKQKRTFGVAEIILLLSIAILLIVVVVPVALIFFNAFFVDGQFNLADLVKTLGEGETYQALLNSLFIASGVTLCATAVGTFFAWLVTRTDIPYKGFMKGMFLVPFMLPSFIGALAWKMLLSPRAGYINRLWRDVTGAEDALFNIFSFGGIISIETMYLFPFVFIQVCGALERMDPTLEESARISGAGLFTITRKITLPLVMPSILSGALLIMLYSMAHFGTVAVLGIEVGIYNIPTLIYERIHQSAGSFDSIRTGTVLASVLVVTAAIIIWLQRKILGSGKYQIIAGKSFRPMELKLRGLRTPLFIFCLLYIGLTIVLPTVTIFLVGGLKTYGIPITWENLSLENYKYVLFEWDQTQQAIKNSIGLGLGAATITMFSGVMISYVIVKMKVRGKGILEFLGMLPFSVPGSVIALGVILAWSGRFGINLYNTIWIILIAYIARYMAFSLKANSAALEQVHDSLVEAARACGASMWQALRDIVLPLVRPGMVAAFFLIFLPALRELTVSVMLYGTTSRTIGVAIYTLNEDGETVTSAALAGIALILIVTGQTIINHFAKTKQA; translated from the coding sequence ATGCAAGCAGTCAAACAAAAGCGCACATTCGGCGTGGCAGAAATCATTCTGCTTTTGTCTATTGCCATCCTCCTGATTGTGGTTGTGGTGCCGGTAGCACTCATTTTTTTCAACGCCTTTTTTGTTGATGGCCAGTTTAACCTGGCTGACCTGGTCAAAACGCTGGGCGAAGGGGAAACCTATCAGGCGCTGCTGAACTCGCTGTTCATTGCCAGCGGGGTGACCCTGTGCGCCACGGCAGTGGGCACATTTTTTGCCTGGCTCGTAACGCGAACGGACATCCCCTATAAAGGCTTTATGAAGGGCATGTTTCTTGTACCCTTTATGCTGCCCTCATTTATCGGCGCTCTTGCCTGGAAGATGCTGCTTTCGCCCCGGGCTGGCTACATCAACCGATTGTGGCGCGACGTCACCGGTGCAGAAGATGCCTTGTTCAATATCTTTTCTTTTGGCGGCATTATCTCCATTGAAACCATGTATCTTTTCCCCTTTGTCTTTATTCAGGTTTGTGGCGCGCTGGAGCGTATGGACCCCACGCTGGAAGAATCTGCACGGATTTCCGGTGCTGGCCTCTTTACCATTACCCGCAAAATAACGCTGCCCCTGGTGATGCCCAGCATCCTTTCCGGCGCGTTGCTGATCATGCTGTATTCCATGGCGCACTTTGGCACAGTGGCTGTTCTTGGAATTGAAGTGGGCATCTACAACATCCCGACGCTGATCTACGAACGCATTCATCAGAGCGCGGGCAGTTTTGATTCCATCCGCACAGGAACAGTGCTGGCATCGGTTCTTGTTGTCACGGCGGCGATCATTATCTGGTTGCAGAGAAAAATTCTTGGATCAGGAAAATACCAGATCATAGCGGGCAAAAGCTTTCGCCCTATGGAGCTTAAGTTGCGTGGTCTGCGCACGCCGCTGTTTATTTTTTGTCTGCTCTATATCGGGCTGACCATCGTGCTGCCCACCGTGACCATCTTTCTTGTTGGCGGGCTTAAGACCTACGGAATTCCCATTACATGGGAGAACCTGTCGCTGGAAAACTATAAATATGTGCTTTTTGAGTGGGATCAGACGCAGCAGGCCATTAAAAACAGCATTGGTCTTGGCCTTGGCGCGGCGACCATAACCATGTTTTCTGGCGTGATGATTTCGTATGTCATCGTCAAGATGAAGGTGCGCGGCAAGGGGATTCTGGAATTCCTCGGGATGCTGCCCTTTTCGGTGCCAGGCTCGGTTATTGCGCTTGGCGTTATCCTGGCCTGGAGCGGGCGCTTTGGCATCAACCTTTACAATACCATCTGGATTATCCTTATTGCCTACATCGCCAGGTATATGGCCTTCTCGCTCAAGGCAAACTCCGCTGCCCTGGAGCAGGTGCATGACTCTCTGGTAGAGGCGGCGCGGGCTTGTGGCGCATCCATGTGGCAGGCATTGCGTGATATTGTGCTGCCTCTGGTTCGCCCCGGCATGGTCGCTGCGTTCTTTCTTATCTTTTTGCCTGCCCTGCGCGAACTGACGGTTTCCGTCATGCTGTACGGCACAACCAGCAGAACCATCGGCGTGGCCATCTACACGCTCAACGAAGATGGCGAAACCGTCACTTCTGCGGCGCTGGCTGGCATCGCCCTGATTTTGATTGTGACCGGGCAAACGATTATCAACCACTTTGCCAAAACCAAGCAGGCCTGA